Proteins from a genomic interval of Crassostrea angulata isolate pt1a10 chromosome 7, ASM2561291v2, whole genome shotgun sequence:
- the LOC128191573 gene encoding fibrinogen C domain-containing protein 1-like: protein MMHRQMSQAGTKYVAYAFIVCCFITTVLVSKASCCSLPTDCQDILRSGSLTSGVYTIYPQGTGGFKVYCDMVTAGGGWTVFQRRITGDVGFNRLWQDYQYGFGDTDGDHWIGNQRIHQLTSQGWYELRVDMSDFENENRFAYYRVFSIGNKDSGYKLTVGEYEGNAGDSMDAHNGQSFYTKDQDNDNCSKKYKGGWWYKTCHRANLNGLYLKGNHSSYADGVNWYHWHGYHYSLKTTEMKIRRQ, encoded by the exons ATGATGCATAGACAGATGTCACAGGCTGGTACCAAATATGTTGCGTATGCATTCATTGTTTGCTGCTTTATAACCACTGTTCTGGTGTCTAAAGCCT CATGTTGCTCCTTACCAACTGACTGTCAAGATATCCTGCGGTCCGGAAGTCTTACAAGCGGTGTCTACACGATTTATCCTCAAGGAACAGGGGGGTTTAAAGTGTATTGTGACATGGTTACAGCTGGAGGTGGATGGACG GTTTTTCAAAGACGAATAACTGGGGATGTTGGATTTAACAGACTTTGGCAAGATTACCAGTATGGATTTGGTGACACTGATGGAGACCACTGGATTG GAAACCAAAGAATTCATCAGTTGACATCTCAGGGTTGGTATGAGCTAAGAGTGGACATGTCTGACTTCGAAAATGAAAATCGATTTGCTTACTACCGAGTTTTCTCTATTGGAAACAAAGATTCTGGTTATAAGCTGACGGTGGGAGAATACGAAGGAAATGCAG GAGATTCAATGGACGCCCATAATGGAcaatcattttacacaaaagacCAAGacaatgataattgttcaaaaaaatataaaggtgGATGGTGGTATAAAACATGCCACAGGGCCAACCTAAATGGACTGTACCTGAAAGGTAACCATTCCTCTTATGCTGATGGCGTGAACTGGTATCATTGGCATGGTTACCATTACTCATTGAAAACAACGGAAATGAAGATTAGAAGACAATAG